The genomic DNA GCGTTAATTCTCGTTGAACTTTGCTAGCGGTAGCGTTTGCGCCGGATCGACCGAACGGGCATTTGAAGCACTGCTTCGGGGGACGTCTTCGCCGTCACAAGCTCCTAGGAGTTCAGGATTTGCGGATTGTCGCGGCGACCGTTGCGGGAGATCAGATGGCGAGGAATCAGCTTCCTCGACGGGGCCGCTGGCGGTGGTCAGAGCCTTGGACGCGAATAAATTTGCTGGCTCGATCCACTGAATTCCGGCCGACATACCGTCGCATCACGCATCTTAGTCCGATATGATGGCCGGTTGGCGGCAATTCACCGGGACGCTTTTGTTTCGGGATGTGCTGCAGACTTAAATACTTGGTACAGGAATCGACTGATGGCTGAAGGCACAATCAAACGCGTAACCGACAAAGGGTTCGGATTTATCGACACTGGAGGTGCAAAGGATTTGTTTTTCCATTCCTCCGCATTGGAAGGTGTAAGATTCGACGACCTACGCGAAGGCCAACGCGTTTCGTTTGAAGAAGGCCGCGGCCCTAAGGGTCCTTGCGCCGAGAACGTAAAGGTTCTCTAAATCGGATATCCGATTTGAGGTCTCACGGTGAATGACACCGCTGGCTGGATCGATCTCGTGCCACGAGATCTGCAAGGAGGACTCGCCAGCGGAAACCGGTTCACCGAGAAACCGGACAACCCGCGTTCAGGATCGATCATGACGAACGATCGATGAACGCCTCTTCTCGCCTGGCCGCGCCAAGCGATGTTGCAAAACGGTTCGGCGGCGGCGCTTCGCACCGCCGTCAAACCCTGC from Rosistilla oblonga includes the following:
- a CDS encoding cold-shock protein yields the protein MAEGTIKRVTDKGFGFIDTGGAKDLFFHSSALEGVRFDDLREGQRVSFEEGRGPKGPCAENVKVL